One region of Catenuloplanes indicus genomic DNA includes:
- a CDS encoding RICIN domain-containing protein — MTERVAALPSIGVRAWRSLRTTRQRVEAGVAFTAAVACVVAAGLQVGPALAEPKIEGAQVPAEVLPAIVVGATSCPDLTGPRLAAQLMTASEFQTAATSGAGRGLAGLDDEEWKKWAPWSDAQRADILANVLALAHRTCESVGQARTAGVGGDLWEAAVAAEESGLAAVVAAKKVPDAAREHVDTVIGYANWYADQPQFTGEAAEPEPSGAPGVTGETIPDEYVDLVTAAGRICPAATAPRIAAQLMALSAFNPNLRGHNGGMGIAQFTEQMWRLYRPSPNASVWDPEAAIPAMASAVCSLRNQLSGLQLEDDGKAADPGVLALAAYQWGMTAVRAEGGVPRNARVAQLPDMVDSLAPVYEKDDRLSPATPSPSPSVAPTTASPSPSPSASASASPNPAGPASPSPAPSAPASSPAAPAWDPNVSWTIKNVFSGKLIDVPGHQESTAGGTTMHLWDLSAKGDADQYWHIVAAREPGWYFIKNAWNNKVLGIRDGGTGNGAELVQQDEAATDTTQHWKLAALGDGRYNIINRKSGKALDLNGDDCCGGNGTPIQQWDLQDYAVDQRWTLSK, encoded by the coding sequence CTGCGCACCACGCGGCAGCGGGTCGAGGCGGGCGTCGCGTTCACCGCGGCCGTGGCCTGCGTGGTCGCGGCCGGCCTCCAGGTCGGCCCGGCGCTGGCCGAGCCGAAGATCGAGGGGGCGCAGGTCCCCGCCGAGGTGTTACCGGCGATCGTGGTCGGCGCGACGTCCTGCCCCGACCTGACCGGCCCCCGCCTCGCCGCGCAGCTGATGACCGCGTCCGAGTTCCAGACGGCGGCGACGTCCGGCGCCGGCCGGGGCCTGGCCGGCCTGGACGACGAGGAGTGGAAGAAGTGGGCGCCCTGGTCCGACGCCCAGCGGGCGGACATCCTGGCCAACGTGCTGGCGCTGGCGCACCGCACCTGTGAGAGCGTCGGCCAGGCCCGGACCGCCGGGGTGGGCGGGGACCTCTGGGAGGCCGCCGTCGCCGCCGAGGAGAGCGGCCTCGCGGCCGTGGTCGCCGCGAAGAAGGTGCCGGACGCCGCGCGTGAGCACGTGGACACCGTGATCGGCTACGCCAACTGGTACGCGGACCAGCCGCAGTTCACCGGCGAGGCGGCCGAGCCGGAGCCGTCCGGTGCCCCGGGGGTCACCGGCGAGACCATCCCGGACGAGTACGTCGACCTGGTGACGGCGGCCGGCCGGATCTGCCCGGCCGCGACCGCGCCGCGCATCGCCGCGCAGCTGATGGCGCTCTCCGCGTTCAACCCGAACCTGCGCGGCCACAACGGCGGCATGGGCATCGCCCAGTTCACCGAGCAGATGTGGCGGCTGTACCGCCCGTCGCCGAACGCCTCGGTCTGGGACCCGGAGGCCGCGATCCCGGCGATGGCCAGCGCGGTCTGCTCACTGCGCAACCAGCTCTCCGGCCTGCAGCTGGAGGATGACGGCAAGGCCGCCGACCCGGGCGTGCTGGCGCTCGCGGCGTACCAGTGGGGGATGACCGCGGTCCGCGCCGAGGGCGGCGTGCCGCGCAACGCGCGCGTCGCGCAGCTGCCGGACATGGTCGACTCCCTGGCCCCGGTGTACGAGAAGGACGACCGGCTGTCCCCGGCCACGCCGTCACCGTCGCCCAGCGTCGCGCCGACCACCGCGAGCCCGAGCCCGAGCCCGAGCGCGTCCGCCTCCGCGTCGCCGAACCCGGCCGGGCCGGCCTCGCCGTCGCCGGCGCCGTCCGCACCGGCGTCGTCCCCGGCCGCGCCGGCCTGGGACCCGAACGTGTCCTGGACCATCAAGAACGTGTTCAGCGGCAAGCTGATCGACGTGCCCGGCCACCAGGAGAGCACGGCCGGCGGCACCACCATGCACCTCTGGGACCTCAGCGCCAAGGGCGACGCGGACCAGTACTGGCACATCGTTGCCGCGCGGGAGCCGGGCTGGTACTTCATCAAGAACGCGTGGAACAACAAGGTGCTCGGCATCCGGGACGGCGGCACCGGGAACGGCGCCGAGCTGGTGCAGCAGGACGAGGCCGCCACGGACACCACGCAGCACTGGAAGCTGGCCGCGCTGGGCGACGGCCGATACAACATCATCAACCGGAAGAGCGGCAAGGCGCTCGACCTGAACGGTGACGACTGCTGCGGCGGCAACGGCACGCCCATCCAGCAGTGGGACCTGCAGGACTACGCGGTCGACCAGAGATGGACACTCTCCAAGTGA